The Rhodococcus sp. X156 genome window below encodes:
- a CDS encoding VWA domain-containing protein: protein MTASQAAPAPRQTSEQPAQPVLGLLGFVRVLRAAGVAADAGRGLAFVAAVSELSAASPDQVYWAGRITLCSQPDDLPRYDAAFLAWFGATTARSATSEELVSLPSVSASLTGPHPQTGADTEEAEQLSTAASAEERLRHKDFSELSAAEREHLRSLLTALRYRPATRRAVRRRPARRGSVDPRATVRSMLQAGGEVARPLMHRRSRRPRRLVLLVDVSGSMTPYADALLRFAHVLTTAAPATVETFTLGTRLTRLTRALRHRDAEVALRLSAAAVPDYAGGTRLGETLKVFTDRWGQRGMARGAVVVVFSDGWERGGAELLGEQVGRLARLSRAVVWVNPHVGRAGYEPVQSGIVAALPHLHELVSGHSLEALDELLEVVAGA, encoded by the coding sequence ATGACCGCTTCCCAGGCAGCGCCGGCCCCGCGCCAGACGTCCGAGCAGCCGGCCCAGCCGGTGCTGGGGCTGCTGGGCTTCGTGCGGGTGCTGCGTGCGGCGGGGGTGGCCGCCGACGCCGGTCGCGGACTGGCGTTCGTCGCCGCCGTCTCCGAGCTCAGCGCCGCCAGCCCCGACCAGGTCTACTGGGCCGGGCGCATCACCCTGTGCTCGCAGCCCGACGACCTGCCCCGCTACGACGCCGCGTTCCTGGCCTGGTTCGGCGCCACCACCGCCCGCTCGGCGACCAGCGAGGAGCTGGTCTCGCTGCCCAGCGTCAGCGCTTCCCTCACCGGCCCCCACCCGCAGACGGGTGCGGACACCGAGGAGGCCGAGCAGCTGAGCACCGCGGCCAGTGCCGAGGAGCGGCTGCGGCACAAGGACTTCAGCGAGCTGAGCGCCGCCGAGCGCGAGCACCTGCGCAGCCTGCTCACGGCCCTGCGCTACCGCCCGGCCACCCGGCGGGCGGTGCGCCGGCGTCCGGCCCGCCGCGGGAGTGTCGATCCCCGCGCCACCGTGCGCTCCATGCTGCAGGCCGGGGGCGAGGTGGCGCGGCCGTTGATGCACCGCCGCAGCCGTCGACCGCGCCGGCTGGTGCTGCTGGTGGACGTCTCCGGCTCCATGACGCCCTACGCCGACGCCCTGCTCCGCTTCGCGCACGTGCTCACCACGGCCGCGCCGGCCACGGTGGAGACCTTCACCCTGGGCACCCGCCTCACCCGGCTCACCCGCGCGCTGCGCCACCGCGACGCGGAGGTGGCCCTGCGCCTGTCCGCGGCCGCGGTGCCCGACTACGCAGGCGGCACCCGGCTGGGGGAGACCCTCAAGGTCTTCACCGACCGCTGGGGGCAGCGGGGGATGGCTCGTGGCGCGGTGGTGGTGGTGTTCAGCGACGGCTGGGAGCGCGGCGGCGCTGAGCTGCTGGGCGAGCAGGTGGGCCGCCTCGCCCGGCTGTCGCGCGCGGTGGTGTGGGTCAACCCGCACGTGGGTCGAGCAGGGTACGAGCCCGTGCAGTCGGGCATCGTGGCGGCGCTGCCGCACCTGCACGAGCTGGTGTCCGGACACTCGCTGGAAGCCCTGGACGAGCTGTTGGAGGTGGTGGCAGGTGCGTGA
- a CDS encoding XdhC family protein gives MRDVLDEAEHWWRRGEPIALATVVGTWKSSPRQAGASMMLGGDGAVVGSVSGGCVEGAVYELAQQVVADGVPQLQRYGVSDDDAFTVGLTCGGILDVFVERIDPTSFPELGEVAEAIRAGVPVAVATTTRHPDPARVGQRLVLFADSTSGTLGSARSDAAVTDDGRGLLAAGRNAILEYGPDGERLGDGMEVFVSSYAPRARMLVFGAIDFAAAAAKIGAFLGYRVTVCDARAVFATPQRFPDADEVVVEWPHRYLRAERDAGRLDGRTVLAVLTHDPKFDVPLLELALGDEDWKVRPAYVGAMGSRRTHDDREARLRERGVTDAQLARLHSPIGLNLGARTPEETAVSIAAEIIAARWGGDGVPLTRTDGAIHRPG, from the coding sequence GTGCGTGACGTGCTGGACGAGGCCGAGCACTGGTGGCGGCGGGGCGAGCCCATCGCGCTGGCCACCGTGGTGGGCACCTGGAAGTCCTCGCCGCGGCAGGCCGGGGCGTCGATGATGCTCGGCGGCGACGGCGCCGTGGTGGGCAGCGTCTCCGGCGGCTGCGTGGAGGGTGCGGTGTACGAGCTGGCCCAGCAGGTGGTGGCCGACGGGGTGCCGCAGCTGCAGCGCTACGGCGTCTCCGACGACGACGCGTTCACCGTGGGCCTCACCTGCGGCGGCATCCTGGACGTCTTCGTGGAGCGCATCGACCCCACCAGCTTCCCCGAGCTGGGTGAGGTGGCCGAGGCGATCCGCGCCGGGGTCCCGGTGGCGGTGGCCACCACCACCCGGCACCCCGACCCCGCGCGGGTGGGGCAGCGGCTGGTGCTGTTCGCCGACTCCACCAGCGGCACCCTGGGCTCGGCGCGCAGCGACGCCGCCGTCACCGACGACGGCCGCGGCCTGCTGGCGGCCGGGCGCAACGCGATCCTGGAGTACGGCCCGGACGGGGAGCGGCTGGGCGACGGCATGGAGGTGTTTGTCTCCTCCTACGCCCCGCGCGCCCGGATGCTGGTCTTCGGCGCCATCGACTTCGCCGCCGCCGCCGCGAAGATCGGGGCCTTCCTCGGCTACCGGGTGACCGTGTGCGACGCCCGTGCGGTGTTCGCCACCCCACAGCGGTTCCCGGACGCCGACGAGGTGGTGGTGGAGTGGCCGCACCGCTACCTGCGGGCCGAGCGCGACGCCGGACGCCTGGACGGGCGCACGGTGCTGGCGGTGCTCACCCACGACCCCAAGTTCGACGTGCCGCTGCTGGAGCTGGCGCTGGGCGACGAGGACTGGAAGGTGCGCCCGGCCTACGTGGGGGCGATGGGGTCACGGCGCACCCACGACGACCGCGAGGCGCGGCTGCGCGAGCGGGGGGTGACCGACGCCCAGCTGGCCCGGCTGCACAGCCCGATCGGGCTGAACCTGGGTGCCCGCACGCCCGAGGAGACCGCGGTGTCCATCGCCGCGGAGATCATCGCCGCGCGCTGGGGCGGCGACGGGGTGCCGCTGACGCGGACCGACGGTGCCATCCACCGGCCCGGCTGA